A single genomic interval of Pomacea canaliculata isolate SZHN2017 linkage group LG5, ASM307304v1, whole genome shotgun sequence harbors:
- the LOC112564644 gene encoding adenosine receptor A2b-like, whose product MNNTSDTEADRFAYYYNILRLYHGSYIWVLAAFGVPGNVACILTVATMTLTTATVYVVLLAAADLAALVLKVIFHQIYYHEVPVNTYLCKGDVLVQVVSCYANWTLVLICFERFLAVCYPLRRNAYFTTRKAIVIAALLGLTLCLCLLYGFINIDKKGSGDCDYPEFVKTYWSWIVASIYFFLPFILLSIFTCLIIVSLRQQRKTREAIRATTQSTSGRTAEARVEQTICIMMVCAAIVFLILTLPTCIYHLITLSDTINAETIEKIFTWSMFQQLAISLSEANHAVNFYIYFLSAKRFRSRFKELMKKCFSVHLRRDSESSCVGYTLKTQSSVLPETSRSEAKM is encoded by the coding sequence ATGAACAACACAAGTGACACTGAAGCCGATCGTTTTGCTTATTACTACAACATTCTCAGACTGTATCACGGCTCCTACATCTGGGTCCTCGCAGCCTTTGGCGTCCCTGGCAACGTGGCCTGCATCCTGACAGTTGCTACAATGACCCTCACCACGGCCACCGTATACGTGGTGCTGTTGGCGGCGGCAGACCTCGCAGCTCTGGTGCTCAAGGTAATCTTTCACCAGATTTACTATCATGAAGTGCCGGTAAATACATATCTGTGTAAAGGGGATGTGTTGGTTCAGGTAGTCAGCTGCTACGCCAACTGGACCCTCGTCCTCATCTGTTTCGAGAGGTTCCTAGCCGTGTGCTATCCATTGAGAAGAAATGCTTACTTCACTACGAGGAAAGCCATTGTCATTGCCGCGCTACTTGGTCTGaccctgtgtttgtgtttgctgtatGGATTTATTAACATAGACAAGAAAGGAAGTGGAGACTGTGACTACCCGGAGTTCGTCAAGACCTACTGGAGCTGGATTGTAGCCtccatttacttttttctgcccTTCATCCTCCTGTCTATCTTTACCTGCCTCATCATCGTCAGTCTCAGGCAGCAGAGAAAGACGCGCGAGGCCATCAGGGCGACAACCCAGTCCACATCAGGGAGGACAGCTGAGGCACGAGTTGAACAGACCATTTGTATCATGATGGTGTGTGCTGCAATCGTCTTTCTGATACTCACCTTGCCGACCTGCATCTATCATCTCATTACACTATCGGACACAATAAATGCAGAGACCATAGAAAAGATATTTACGTGGAGTATGTTTCAACAACTTGCCATAAGTTTATCAGAAGCCAATCACGCTgtcaatttttacatttattttctgtctgccaAGAGATTCCGCTCTCGTTTCAAGGAGctgatgaaaaaatgtttttccgTTCATCTAAGACGAGATTCCGAAAGTAGCTGCGTAGGTTACACCTTGAAGACACAGAGCTCCGTGTTACCGGAGACTAGCAGGAGTGAAGCAAAGATGTAA